Proteins from a single region of Drosophila biarmipes strain raj3 chromosome 3R, RU_DBia_V1.1, whole genome shotgun sequence:
- the LOC108024749 gene encoding TBC1 domain family member 5 has translation MTVWGIEAITLNGSAVKESGEYLPGKEEIRVIPVAGAMNSVERYRQEWQLLLGNLDAEPESLRQAAFAGDLKMSKFRSVHWALLLRVLTSEHRSWVSQRLQQRVRYDKFRSDYVRNPHQLAVDCNDDPLSQSTQSVWNQYFSDQELFAVIRQDVVRTFPGVDFFRKPLVQNAMVNILFYYAREHPYMCYRQGMHEILAPIIFVVYSDHQSLLHFSELAKTDINPTLLDVLDPAYLEADTYSLFSRLMASVESYYRVSNLVSTPGGHIEQRAESPGDNGTPTEAEVIGQLNFIRDKILAKQDQHLHHYLQKMEIPLHIFGIRWLRLLFGREFMLLDLLLLWDAIFADSDRFDLPNYILVAMLVHIRDKLLLSDYTTSLTYLMRYPGNVDVHLVLRHALFMLNPKQFDYPANAFTCVSFANNSAGKEVPPPAGQRPRTASETSSGATNSSQIDRQITYMQERNAEDSSALAKLHDTHRVAMDGYLENSPELLRLELKNAQTVIKIARSKLQNYLGTVRHHVGKQANGNEELSRTLDGIEELCSFLDVKFMFPLHSRSAPIDQALEANEQKQLNTNRIPPKATPASTPATAPIVPSPAGGYQMPENAFMHSSMRRLLGELKEIELSTITSDEKPGNAVLQNGLPAAEPQQRHQNELS, from the exons ATGACCGTTTGGGGCATAGAGGCCATCACACTGAACGGATCGGCGGTAAAGGAAAGTGGGGAGTACCTTCCGGGGAAGGAAGAAATTCGGGTGATACCTGTAGCTGGAGCCATGAACTCCGTGGAGCGCTACCGGCAGGagtggcagctgctgctgggcaaCCTCGATGCGGAGCCGGAAAGCCTCCGGCAGGCGGCATTCGCCGGTGACCTTAAGATGTCCAAGTTCCGGAGCGTCCACTGGGCCCTCCTGCTGCGCGTCCTGACCTCTGAGCACCGGAGCTGGGTCAGCCAGCGGCTGCAGCAACGAGTGAGGTACGACAAGTTCCGGTCGGACTACGTGCGGAATCCCCACCAACTGGCCGTGGACTGCAACGATGATCCGCTGTCGCAGTCCACGCAAAGCGTGTGGAATCAGTACTTCAGCGACCAGGAACTGTTCGCCGTCATCCGGCAGGATGTGGTGCGCACCTTCCCGGGCGTGGACTTCTTCCGCAAGCCACTGGTGCAGAACGCCATGGTGAACATACTATTCTATTACGCCAGGGAGCACCCGTACATGTGCTATCGCCAGGGCATGCACGAGATCCTGGCGCCCATCATCTTCGTGGTCTACAGCGACCACCAGTCTTTGCTGCACTTCAGCGAGCTGGCCAAGACGGACATCAATCCCACGCTGCTGGACGTGCTGGATCCCGCCTACCTGGAGGCGGATACCTA CTCTTTGTTCTCCCGCCTCATGGCCTCCGTGGAGTCGTACTATCGCGTCTCGAATCTGGTCTCCACGCCCGGTGGCCACATCGAGCAGCGAGCCGAG AGCCCCGGGGACAATGGGACGCCGACGGAGGCGGAGGTTATCGGCCAGCTGAACTTCATACGGGACAAAATACTCGCCAAGCAGGACCAGCACTTGCACCACTATCTCCAAAAGATGGAAATCCCGCTGCACATATTCGGCAT TCGGTGGCTGCGACTTCTCTTCGGAAGGGAGTTCATGCTGCTGGACCTTTTGCTGCTCTGGGATGCCATCTTCGCGGACAGCGATCGCTTCGACCTGCCCAACTACATTCTGGTGGCCATGCTGGTCCACATCCGTGATAAAC TGCTCCTTAGCGACTATACCACATCGTTGACATATCTCATGCGCTACCCCGGCAACGTGGACGTACATCTGGTGCTGCGGCATGCCCTGTTCATGCTCAATCCCAAGCAATTTGACTATCCCGCCAATGCCTTTACCTGTGTGTCCTTTGCCAACAACTCTGCGGGCAAGGAAGTGCCTCCACCAGCGGGTCAGCGGCCGAGAACCGCCTCGGAAACCTCTTCTGGGGCCACCAATAGCAGCCAGATCGATCGGCAGATCACCTATATGCAGGAGCGCAATGCGGAGGACTCCTCAGCGTTGGCCAAACTGCACGACACCCACCGCGTGGCCATGGATGGCTATTTGGAGAAT AGTCCTGAGCTGCTCCGATTGGAGCTGAAGAATGCCCAAACAGTGATTAAGATAGCTCGGAGCAAGTTGCAGAACTACCTGGGCACGGTGCGTCATCATGTGGGAAAGCAGGCGAACGGCAACGAGGAGCTGAGTCGCACGCTGGACGGGATCGAGGAACTGTGCAGCTTCTTGGACGTAAAGTTCATGTTCCCCCTCCACTCGCGATCTGCGCCCATCGATCAGGCTTTGGAGGCCAACGAGCAAAAGCAGCTGAACACGAACCGCATACCGCCCAAGGCCACACCAGCTTCCACTCCCGCGACAGCACCAATAGTGCCTTCCCCAGCTGGTGGCTATCAGATGCCCGAGAACGCCTTCATGCACAGCTCCATGCGACGTCTCCTCGGGGAACTGAAGGAAATCGAGTTGTCTACGATAACTAGCGACGAGAAGCCGGGAAATGCAGTGCTCCAAAATGGATTGCCGGCTGCGGAGCCCCAGCAGCGGCACCAAAACGAATTGAGCTGA
- the LOC108024759 gene encoding protein suppressor of variegation 3-7: protein MDQDNSAQANNFEGSGDAGLKMASANSESLASATHELKIMDVEGGATVAVDPVEEPDAAMVILVDDDEGEAVMDVDEDEQPMLDDAGLDDVDDDHVPMVAELQSALNNPDDKPEGDDPLLEDPDREPDTMSTKTEPSSDGESNHSYHDPMGLLERIDNQDGGDSQDDDEDFSVDEGSNGGGNGSMRRKMPRSQRWLIWMRRWPWILHEPTDGTFAFCLYCNMNINVNNRSRHINQHNMSLYHQEREANYLAFKKSEEQTRGATSDNEVKHEFGTKSYVAAMKQKRVSEIEAFNNFNWLRWLRLHPWLERAQPGGTIGICRVCNVRMNVEFVYLRKRHETTKGHMEALRNQETEKPGRKRKRSKSSSESIGVEEEAEAEKEKESEPEEPQDTAVVMMNGDINTDEDPSKWCELIPDTNPQQCRCTLCDCTMGITSYLRHCKTRLHCQKQLAPAEKGSPDVRGVWAVFAEMHPWLIADPDDPSISYCSVCRKRFMYGNSEIKRKNHEKSEKHTSAVAAAKAVIEAGLAEAKEKEKGGDDEAEAEEEEAEEEVAASETPQTEARSDSEGSEDNDDDNWSETVKGGKGLSAKSAMEPRKAKGRAGVRFYPWLCYSKDRKTQICKFCRVRFHNESAKARHEYSARHVKLVKQFKARQAKQPQGSMKQTRNKRQEEEEEQVAPEQEEEEEEEDQEEEEEEDEDDQSNTDSGTVLTRKPARSAAKLFVKPIPATMKGKVMVWKGRFPWLSYKKSEQRGNYAWCKLCEVSLYLPSSKWASKHQRTSKHIRLRIDRKRNGGKPPSASAVKNPGEISAVVATATALASGEARQKAAMAELQAKYSWLDPDANDENHCHCRVCDTRLPIKVFYLRQHDASRKHADSVERHRANETAAAHAPSVSTTSTAEAERQESGLDKESDGDMSVRSDGSTAEPPAKRARRSMEVRRILRALRDSMGKRQEERSQMDMAKDMICSSFDIVTRLRTLERESAALNDSTAQAPAAKVAPVQPPEPRHVLDLFFDSIAPTMKALPADLAAEGKAKIMQLVCGLEVRAMQRNSAAPSSTSSSTASTTAPFATSPASAPVPAPAPVPAPAPVSASASAPPTAAPPAPAPAVSTAPADAELHSNVITIQDDDNSVQTNNNEVEKNPAGGISSTHVTINGNQKELPENIRRMLSSSQVQVTNRFDTDAVRCVPLDKLTTQSRNNGNGRLSQGGSSEAPSTPQADLITNGNTLAMLRQIRVNNNSSSKMITITPKTTMHQPQANLTSTPIMRGAPNANGAQMATFRSLVNPNRRP from the exons ATGGATCAGGATAACAGCGCGCAGGCGAATAACTTCGAAGGTTCAGGGGACGCCGGTCTCAAAATGGCGTCTGCGAATTCCGAATCGTTGGCGTCGGCAACACACGAGCTGAAAATAATGGATGTCGAGGGCGGCGCGACGGTGGCGGTGGATCCTGTCGAGGAACCGGATGCCGCCATGGTCATCCTGGTGGACGACGACGAGGGCGAGGCGGTGATGGACGTGGATGAGGACGAACAGCCAATGCTGGATGATGCGGGCCTCGACGATGTGGACGACGACCATGTTCCCATGGTGGCGGAACTGCAGTCCGCTCTGAACAACCCAGATGACAAACCGGAAGGCGATGACCCCCTCCTGGAAGATCCGGATCGAGAGCCCGACACCATGTCCACCAAAACCGAACCCTCGAGCGATGGGGAGAGCAACCACTCGTATCACGATCCCATGGGCCTGCTGGAGCGAATCGACAACCAGGACGGGGGAGACAGccaggacgacgacgaggacttCAGTGTCGACGAGGGCAGCAATGGAGGCGGCAACGGATCGATGCGCCGCAAGATGCCACGCTCGCAGCGCTGGCTCATCTGGATGAGGCGCTGGCCCTGGATCCTCCACGAGCCCACCGACGGCACCTTCGCCTTCTGTCTCTACTGCAACATGAACATCAACGTTAACAACCGCTCCAGGCACATCAACCAGCACAACATGTCGCTGTACCACCAGGAACGCGAGGCCAACTATCTGGCCTTCAAGAAGAGCGAGGAGCAGACTCGGGGAGC GACCAGTGACAACGAGGTGAAGCATGAGTTCGGCACCAAGAGCTATGTTGCCGCCATGAAGCAGAAGCGTGTCTCCGAGATCGAGGCCTTTAACAACTTCAACTGGTTGCGCTGGCTTCGATTGCATCCTTGGCTGGAGCGCGCCCAGCCTGGTGGAACCATTGGCATTTGTCGCGTTTGCAACGTGCGCATGAACGTGGAGTTTGTCTATCTGCGGAAGCGCCATGAGACCACCAAGGGTCATATGGAGGCCCTGCGCAACCAGGAAACCGAGAAGCCGGGTCGCAAGCGAAAGAGGAGCAAGAGCTCTAGCGAATCCATCGGTGTCGAGGAGGAGGCTGAGGCGGAGAAAGAGAAGGAATCTGAGCCGGAGGAGCCACAGGATACCGCCGTGGTGATGATGAACGGCGATATAAACACTGACGAGGACCCCAGCAAGTGGTGTGAGCTGATTCCGGACACAAATCCACAGCAGTGCCGATGCACGCTCTGCGACTGTACGATGGGCATCACTAGCTACCTACGGCACTGCAAAACCAGGCTGCACTGCCAAAAGCAATTGGCACCCGCCGAAAAGGG TTCCCCCGATGTCCGCGGCGTTTGGGCTGTGTTTGCCGAGATGCATCCCTGGTTGATCGCCGATCCTGATGACCCTAGTATTAGCTACTGCAGCGTCTGCCGCAAGCGGTTCATGTATGGAAACTCGGAGATCAAGCGCAAGAACCACGAGAAGTCCGAAAAGCACACCTCGGCAGTGGCCGCCGCGAAGGCAGTTATCGAAGCTGGATTGGCAGAGGccaaagaaaaggaaaaaggGGGTGATGACGAAGCTGAAGCTGAAGAAGAGGAAGCTGAGGAGGAGGTGGCCGCTAGTGAGACACCACAGACAGAGGCTCGTTCGGACAGCGAGGGCTCCGAAGATAATGACGATGACAATTGGTCGGAGACAGTGAAAGGCGGAAAGGG CCTCTCTGCCAAAAGCGCTATGGAGCCCCGAAAGGCCAAGGGCCGCGCAGGTGTGCGCTTCTACCCGTGGCTCTGCTACTCCAAGGATCGGAAGACACAGATTTGCAAGTTCTGCCGCGTTCGCTTTCACAACGAATCAGCTAAGGCAAGGCACGAATACAGCGCTCGGCATGTCAAGCTTGTAAAGCAGTTCAAGGCACGCCAGGCGAAACAGCCACAGGGCTCCATGAAGCAGACTAGAAACAAGCGACaggaagaggaagaggaaCAGGTGGCACCCGAAcaggaagaggaagaagaggaggaggaccaggaagaggaggaggaggaagatgAGGATGACCAGAGCAACACTGACTCTGGTACCGTGCTGACAAGAAAGCCGGCTCGAAGCGCCGCCAAACTGTTCGTCAAGCCCATTCCGGCTACCATGAAGGGCAAGGTAATGGTGTGGAAGGGCCGCTTCCCGTGGCTCTCCTACAAGAAGAGCGAGCAGCGTGGCAACTATGCCTGGTGCAAGCTCTGCGAGGTGTCCCTCTACCTGCCCTCCTCCAAGTGGGCTTCCAAGCATCAGAGGACTTCCAAACACATTCGCCTCCGCATCGATCGGAAGCGCAATGGTGGCAAACCACCGTCTGCGTCTGCGGTCAAGAATCCAGGTGAAATCTCCGCCGTTGTGGCGACAGCTACGGCTTTGGCCAGCGGCGAGGCTAGACAGAAGGCGGCCATGGCAGAGCTGCAGGCCAAGTACAGCTGGCTGGATCctgatgccaatgacgagaaCCACTGCCACTGCCGTGTTTGCGATACGCGGCTGCCGATCAAGGTCTTCTATCTGCGCCAGCACGACGCTTCGCGCAAGCACGCCGATAGTGTGGAGCGGCATCGGGCCAACGAAACCGCTGCCGCCCATGCACCATCCGTTAGCACCACTTCCACTGCTGAGGCGGAGAGGCAGGAGTCTGGCCTGGACAAGGAAAGCGACGGCGACATGAGTGTTAG aTCCGATGGCAGCACAGCGGAGCCGCCAGCAAAACGAGCGCGACGCTCAATGGAGGTTCGACGTATACTGCGCGCCCTGCGCGACTCTATGGGCAAGCGGCAAGAGGAGCGCTCCCAGATGGACATGGCCAAGGATATGATTTGCTCTTCGTTCGATATTGTTACGCGCCTGCGAACTCTGGAGCGGGAGTCGGCCGCTCTTAACGATTCTACGGCGCAGGCGCCGGCGGCGAAGGTGGCACCAGTCCAGCCACCAGAGCCCCGTCATGTTTTGGATCTCTTCTTCGATAGCATCGCGCCGACCATGAAAGCCCTGCCGGCCGATTTAGCTGCAGAGGGCAAGGCCAAAATCATGCAGCTCGTGTGCGGCTTGGAGGTTAGAGCCATGCAAAGGAACTCGGCAGCACCTTCTTCCACATCGTCTTCTACAGCTAGTACAACTGCTCCTTTCGCAACTTCTCCTGCTTCTGCTCCTGTTCCTGCTCCGGCTCCTGTTCCAGCCCCTGCTCCTGTTTCCGCTTCTGCTTCGGCTCCTCCTACTGCGGCTcccccagctccagctcccgCTGTTTCAACTGCTCCTGCTGATGCAGAATTGCATTCCAATGTTATCACAATCCAAGACGATGACAACAGTGTTCAAACCAATAACAACGAAGTGGAGAAAAATCCAGCAGGCGGCATTTCCTCTACCCACGTGACCATCAATGGAAATCAAAAAGAACTGCCTGAGAATATACGACGAATGCTAAGTTCCTCCCAAGTGCAGGTGACCAACCGTTTCGACACGGATGCAGTGCGTTGTGTGCCGCTCGACAAGCTAACAACACAGAGTCGGAACAACGGAAACGGGCGACTCAGTCAAGGGGGCTCCTCGGAGGCACCATCAACCCCACAGGCGGACCTCATTACCAATGGAAATACTCTGGCCATGCTCAGACAGATACGGGTGAACAATAACAGCAGTTCGAAGATGATCACCATCACACCCAAGACAACCATGCATCAGCCACAAGCAAACCTAACATCGACGCCCATTATGCGGGGTGCCCCGAACGCCAACGGCGCCCAGATGGCAACGTTCCGGTCTCTGGTAAACCCCAACCGTAGGCCATAA